From Streptomyces sp. HUAS MG91, the proteins below share one genomic window:
- a CDS encoding FBP domain-containing protein: MKPLTETDIRGAFVNCSKGEAKRLSVPRDLAEQPWEDLDFFGWRDPQAPDRAYLAAEVDGRLRAITLRGAQSAMSWQTRRSMCSMCVTTHTGGVALLVAPKAGKAGKQGDSVGAYICSDLACSLYVRGLKDAGAGARMHETLTLEEKIERTVANVAAFIAKVTATA, translated from the coding sequence ATGAAGCCACTGACCGAGACAGACATCCGCGGCGCCTTCGTGAACTGCAGCAAGGGCGAGGCGAAGCGCCTGTCCGTGCCCCGCGATCTGGCGGAGCAGCCGTGGGAGGACCTCGACTTCTTCGGCTGGCGCGACCCGCAGGCGCCGGACCGCGCCTATCTGGCGGCGGAGGTCGACGGCCGGCTGCGGGCCATCACCCTGCGGGGCGCGCAGTCGGCGATGTCCTGGCAGACGCGGCGCAGCATGTGCTCGATGTGCGTCACGACGCACACCGGCGGGGTGGCGCTGCTCGTCGCGCCGAAGGCGGGCAAGGCCGGGAAGCAGGGCGACTCGGTGGGCGCCTACATCTGCAGCGATCTGGCCTGCTCGCTGTACGTGCGCGGGCTCAAGGACGCGGGCGCCGGCGCCCGGATGCACGAGACGCTGACGCTGGAGGAGAAGATCGAGCGGACCGTGGCGAACGTCGCGGCGTTCATCGCGAAGGTCACCGCCACCGCCTGA
- a CDS encoding YeeE/YedE family protein — protein sequence MTTAPAAGAPPRAGLLSPAPTSAPAPDAEAAPPVRRVPLAVAGVVGAALVAYVFARHGAKPGVLLLLGTGLGFALFHSRFGFTSAWRQLVAVGNGAGLRAHTLLLGTTATLFALIIGTGSGLFGSVPAPSAGPIGVGLLIGAFLFAVGMQLGGACASGTLFAVGSGQSTIVLTLFGFITGSTLAAWQFGLWSDLPAFDPYVLSDHVGWFGSWAVTIVALAAVWFVARAVQARRNPPPIGTPPSARGALARTVRGSWPLAVGAVVLAVLGAGVLLVSGGAWGITSAFALWGSKLAGVFGASPESWAFWQQPGSSAQLAGPVLADKNSLTDIGIMVGAAVAAAAGGVWKLHRGIPARTALAAVVGGILMGIGARLAGGCNIGAYLAGIASGSLHGWLWGAIALAGTWAGLRLRPLFGLGNPKPADSVC from the coding sequence TTGACCACCGCCCCCGCGGCCGGGGCGCCGCCCCGCGCCGGCCTGCTCTCCCCCGCTCCCACCTCCGCTCCGGCGCCGGACGCCGAGGCGGCCCCGCCGGTGCGGCGGGTGCCGCTCGCCGTGGCCGGTGTCGTCGGCGCCGCGCTCGTCGCCTACGTCTTCGCCCGGCACGGCGCCAAGCCGGGCGTCCTGCTGCTGCTCGGCACCGGGCTCGGCTTCGCCCTGTTCCACTCCCGGTTCGGGTTCACGTCCGCCTGGCGGCAGTTGGTCGCCGTCGGCAACGGCGCGGGACTGCGCGCCCACACCCTGCTCCTCGGCACCACCGCGACCCTCTTCGCGCTGATCATCGGCACCGGCAGCGGGTTGTTCGGGTCGGTGCCCGCGCCCAGCGCGGGGCCGATCGGCGTCGGACTGCTGATCGGCGCGTTCCTCTTCGCGGTCGGCATGCAGCTGGGCGGCGCCTGCGCCTCCGGCACCTTGTTCGCCGTCGGTTCGGGGCAGAGCACGATCGTGCTCACGCTCTTCGGCTTCATCACCGGATCGACCCTGGCCGCCTGGCAGTTCGGGCTCTGGAGCGATCTGCCCGCGTTCGACCCGTACGTGCTCTCCGATCACGTCGGCTGGTTCGGTTCCTGGGCGGTGACGATCGTGGCGCTGGCGGCGGTCTGGTTCGTCGCGCGCGCCGTGCAGGCCCGCCGCAATCCGCCGCCGATCGGCACCCCGCCGTCCGCGCGCGGTGCGCTCGCCCGTACGGTGCGGGGCTCCTGGCCGCTCGCCGTCGGTGCCGTCGTGCTCGCCGTGCTCGGCGCCGGAGTGCTGCTCGTGTCGGGCGGCGCCTGGGGCATCACCAGCGCGTTCGCGCTGTGGGGTTCGAAGCTGGCCGGCGTGTTCGGCGCCTCCCCCGAGAGCTGGGCGTTCTGGCAGCAGCCGGGCAGCTCGGCGCAGTTGGCGGGGCCGGTGCTCGCCGACAAGAACAGCCTCACCGACATCGGCATCATGGTCGGCGCCGCCGTGGCCGCGGCGGCCGGCGGGGTGTGGAAGCTGCACCGCGGCATCCCCGCCCGCACGGCGCTCGCCGCGGTCGTCGGCGGCATCCTCATGGGCATCGGCGCGCGGCTGGCGGGCGGCTGCAACATCGGCGCCTACCTGGCCGGGATCGCGTCCGGCTCCCTGCACGGCTGGCTCTGGGGCGCCATCGCCCTCGCCGGTACCTGGGCCGGTCTGCGCCTGCGTCCCCTGTTCGGCCTCGGCAACCCCAAGCCGGCCGACAGCGTCTGCTGA
- a CDS encoding WHG domain-containing protein, whose product MVRAGLNTERLARAGAELADEVGFEQVTVSALARRFDVKVASLYSHVRNSHDLKTRIALIALQELADRAADALAGRSGKDALTALANVYRDYAREHPGRYASTQYRLDPETAVASAGVRHSQMTRALLRGYDLTEPDQTHAIRLLGSVFHGYVSLETSGGFSHSDPDSDVSWARTLDALDALLRNWPEEKK is encoded by the coding sequence ATGGTGCGTGCAGGGCTCAACACGGAACGGCTGGCGCGGGCCGGGGCCGAGCTGGCCGACGAGGTCGGCTTCGAGCAGGTGACCGTCTCGGCGCTCGCCCGGCGCTTCGACGTCAAGGTGGCGAGCCTGTACTCGCACGTCAGGAACTCGCACGACCTCAAGACCCGGATCGCGCTGATCGCCCTCCAGGAGCTCGCCGACCGCGCGGCCGACGCCCTCGCGGGCCGGTCGGGCAAGGACGCCCTGACGGCCCTGGCGAACGTGTACCGCGACTACGCCCGCGAGCACCCCGGCCGTTATGCCTCCACCCAGTACCGCCTCGACCCGGAGACCGCCGTCGCCAGTGCCGGAGTGCGGCACTCGCAGATGACCCGCGCCCTGCTGCGCGGCTACGACCTGACCGAACCCGACCAGACACACGCGATCCGCCTGCTCGGCAGCGTCTTCCACGGGTACGTGAGCCTGGAGACGAGCGGCGGCTTCAGCCACAGCGACCCCGACTCCGACGTGAGCTGGGCCCGCACCCTGGACGCGCTCGACGCCCTGCTGCGCAACTGGCCCGAGGAGAAGAAATGA
- a CDS encoding amino acid permease gives MIALGGVIGAGLFVGSGAGIAAAGPAVVLLFAAAGAVVMLIMRMLGEMSAARPATGSFSVHAEKELGAWAGATSGWTYWTMLCCGVAAEATAAGQIMHGWVPFLPAYGWVAVFMAFFCASNLLAVRNFGEFEFVFSALKVTAICAFLVLGVLGICGVFGDAPGTSNLTGDGGFFPTGTAGLIAGLLTAVFAYGGLETVTIAAAESDKPRENVARAVRTAVWRIALFYVGSMALVVILVPWDKPSVATDGPYVTVLDQLGIPAAGTIMQVVILVALLSAMNANIYGSSRMAYSLVSRGLGPRFIGRVNRGVPMAAVLASCAFGFFAVFAGIWWPDTVFTWLMNTTGVAVLVGWVFICLTQLRMRRRLERESPELLTVPMWGFPYLTWVALLAIAGVFVAMATTASGRDQLYVSAILVGALALGGYVKQRKDLRAAA, from the coding sequence ATGATCGCCCTCGGCGGCGTGATCGGCGCCGGGCTCTTCGTCGGTTCCGGCGCGGGCATCGCCGCCGCGGGTCCGGCGGTCGTGCTGCTGTTCGCCGCCGCCGGTGCGGTCGTCATGCTGATCATGCGGATGCTCGGCGAGATGTCGGCGGCCCGCCCGGCCACCGGCTCGTTCTCCGTGCACGCCGAGAAGGAACTCGGCGCCTGGGCCGGGGCCACCTCCGGCTGGACGTACTGGACGATGCTCTGCTGCGGCGTGGCGGCGGAGGCCACGGCGGCCGGGCAGATCATGCACGGCTGGGTGCCGTTCCTGCCCGCGTACGGCTGGGTCGCCGTCTTCATGGCGTTCTTCTGCGCGAGCAACCTGCTCGCCGTGCGCAACTTCGGCGAGTTCGAGTTCGTCTTCTCCGCGCTCAAGGTCACCGCGATCTGCGCCTTCCTGGTGCTCGGCGTGCTCGGCATCTGCGGCGTCTTCGGCGACGCCCCCGGCACCTCGAACCTCACCGGCGACGGCGGCTTCTTCCCGACCGGCACCGCCGGGCTGATCGCCGGTCTGCTGACGGCCGTGTTCGCGTACGGCGGTCTGGAGACCGTCACCATCGCCGCCGCCGAGTCCGACAAGCCCCGCGAGAACGTGGCCCGCGCCGTGCGCACCGCCGTCTGGCGCATCGCCCTCTTCTACGTCGGCTCCATGGCCCTGGTCGTCATCCTGGTCCCCTGGGACAAGCCGTCCGTCGCCACCGACGGTCCGTACGTCACCGTCCTGGACCAGCTCGGCATCCCGGCGGCCGGCACGATCATGCAGGTCGTCATCCTGGTGGCCCTGCTGTCCGCGATGAACGCCAACATCTACGGGTCCTCGCGCATGGCGTACTCGCTGGTGAGCCGGGGCCTCGGCCCGCGCTTCATCGGCCGGGTGAACCGTGGTGTCCCGATGGCCGCGGTCCTCGCCTCCTGCGCCTTCGGCTTCTTCGCGGTCTTCGCCGGCATCTGGTGGCCGGACACCGTCTTCACCTGGCTGATGAACACCACCGGTGTCGCCGTCCTCGTCGGCTGGGTCTTCATCTGTCTGACCCAGCTGCGGATGCGCCGCCGTCTGGAGCGCGAGTCGCCGGAGTTGCTGACCGTGCCCATGTGGGGCTTCCCGTACCTGACCTGGGTCGCCCTGCTGGCGATCGCCGGTGTGTTCGTCGCGATGGCCACCACCGCGAGCGGCCGCGACCAGCTGTACGTCTCCGCGATCCTGGTCGGCGCGCTGGCCCTCGGCGGGTACGTCAAGCAGCGCAAGGACCTGCGCGCGGCCGCCTGA